A section of the Pedobacter sp. HDW13 genome encodes:
- a CDS encoding beta-L-arabinofuranosidase domain-containing protein has product MKLYKLFLQSALFIAFLTHNTGVKAQNGDQILDGVGETAMSARYKFNGDAKDWSRNNLHGKLFGNGAKFVNDNQFGPVLSLSGESNTFITLPAAVLTDMESISITGWIYLRSNQHGQRFFDFGQDAAKHFSAAPTGANAKDGFQAFITTNKGVKGASSPTAVALNQWVNLAIVVDIPSKSITTYINGKIANETKDIPLDLTTVFGQTSKDKNLLYIGKSLLPTDPYLNALIHDFRIYRVPLSYRQVGYIYRNALKGGSESTVNTTAKKEDNLQKFSPATPQLYNTYLTSVADVAVATTVGNLPRLPVYIEGTYRSGKSGPKVRVIWPAPTDNTAVLKAGQYALTGKVPGTNLKANVVVTVKEAGKAVLPALKLESFHLDQVTLKTDVEGHGTSFTKNRDKFIETLAKTDPNSFLYMFRHAFGQKQPERAKPLGVWDSEDTKLRGHATGHYLTAIAQAYAGTGYDAALHDNFAKKIDYMVNTLYDLSQLSGAPQKTGGQFVADPAAVPAGPGKASFDSDLSGAGIRTDYWNWGKGFISAYPPDQFIMLEQGAKYGGQKNQIWAPYYTLHKILAGLIDVYEVTGNKKALEIATNMGDWVNARLSKLPQETLIKMWNTYIAGEYGGMNESMAHLYQITGKPEYLKTAQLFDNVKVFFGDTAHIHGLAKNVDIFRGLHANQHIPQIVGSIEMYRASNNPEYYQIADNFWHKMISDYMYSIGGVAGARNPANAECFVAQPGTLYENGFSEGGQNETCATYNMLKLTGDLFLFDQRAELMDYYERALYNDILASVAENSPANTYHIPLRPGSVKQFSNADMTGFTCCNGTALESSTKLQNSIYFKAKDDKALYVNLFIPSVLDWTTRKVKITQTTDFPRADHTRLSIQGNGKFDVNVRVPGWATKGFLVKINGVAQKLEAKPGTYLSLSRNWKDGDIIELKMPFTFHLDPVMDQQNIASLFYGPVLLAAQEPEARKDWRKVTLDANDISKSIKGDPAQLQFNIDGVNFKPFYNTYGRHSVYLDVTLK; this is encoded by the coding sequence ATGAAATTATACAAGTTATTCCTTCAGTCGGCGCTATTTATTGCCTTTTTAACCCATAACACCGGTGTTAAGGCACAGAATGGCGATCAGATTTTAGATGGGGTTGGTGAAACAGCCATGAGTGCACGCTACAAATTTAACGGCGATGCTAAAGACTGGTCGCGCAATAACCTGCATGGCAAACTCTTTGGTAACGGAGCCAAATTTGTAAATGATAACCAGTTTGGGCCGGTTTTATCGCTTTCGGGCGAATCCAATACTTTTATTACCCTACCGGCAGCCGTATTAACCGATATGGAATCGATTAGTATCACCGGTTGGATTTATTTACGGTCTAACCAGCATGGGCAACGTTTTTTTGATTTTGGACAAGATGCAGCCAAACATTTTTCTGCCGCCCCAACAGGTGCCAACGCAAAGGATGGCTTTCAGGCCTTTATTACCACTAATAAGGGTGTTAAAGGCGCTAGCTCACCAACCGCTGTAGCGCTTAACCAGTGGGTAAACCTGGCCATTGTTGTGGATATTCCTTCTAAATCGATTACAACTTACATTAATGGCAAAATCGCTAACGAAACAAAAGATATTCCGCTCGATTTAACCACAGTATTCGGGCAAACATCAAAAGATAAAAACCTGCTTTACATCGGAAAATCGCTTTTGCCAACTGATCCTTATTTAAATGCTTTAATACACGATTTCAGAATTTACCGTGTGCCGCTGAGTTACAGACAGGTGGGTTACATTTACCGTAATGCCCTTAAAGGTGGCAGTGAAAGCACCGTAAATACAACAGCGAAAAAGGAAGACAATCTCCAGAAATTTTCGCCAGCTACACCCCAACTCTACAATACCTATTTAACCAGTGTGGCGGATGTGGCAGTGGCTACAACTGTTGGCAATTTACCCCGTTTGCCAGTCTACATTGAGGGAACTTATCGCAGTGGAAAAAGCGGACCAAAAGTACGGGTAATATGGCCTGCTCCTACAGATAATACAGCTGTTTTAAAAGCCGGACAATATGCCCTAACTGGTAAGGTACCCGGCACAAACTTAAAAGCAAATGTAGTTGTTACGGTTAAGGAAGCTGGCAAAGCTGTTTTGCCTGCTTTAAAGCTCGAATCTTTCCATTTAGATCAGGTTACCTTAAAAACGGATGTGGAAGGACATGGTACAAGTTTTACCAAAAACCGCGATAAGTTTATTGAAACACTGGCGAAAACTGATCCGAATTCCTTTCTGTACATGTTCAGGCATGCTTTTGGGCAAAAACAACCCGAACGTGCAAAGCCACTGGGCGTTTGGGATAGTGAAGACACCAAATTAAGAGGGCATGCCACTGGGCATTACCTTACAGCTATTGCCCAGGCTTACGCCGGCACCGGATATGATGCTGCGCTTCATGACAACTTCGCGAAAAAAATCGATTATATGGTAAATACCCTTTACGATTTATCGCAACTATCGGGAGCACCACAAAAAACAGGCGGCCAGTTTGTTGCTGACCCGGCAGCTGTACCGGCAGGCCCCGGAAAGGCAAGCTTTGATTCTGACCTGAGTGGAGCGGGGATCAGAACGGATTACTGGAACTGGGGCAAAGGATTTATCAGTGCTTACCCACCCGATCAATTTATAATGCTGGAGCAGGGCGCAAAATACGGTGGTCAGAAAAACCAGATTTGGGCTCCCTATTACACCCTGCACAAAATTCTGGCAGGTTTAATAGATGTGTACGAAGTAACCGGCAATAAAAAAGCACTCGAAATTGCCACCAACATGGGCGATTGGGTAAATGCGCGTTTGAGCAAACTGCCACAAGAAACGCTGATTAAAATGTGGAATACCTACATTGCCGGCGAGTACGGTGGCATGAACGAATCGATGGCCCATTTGTACCAGATTACCGGAAAGCCTGAATACCTTAAAACAGCGCAGCTGTTCGATAATGTTAAGGTCTTTTTTGGTGATACCGCACACATTCATGGATTAGCCAAAAACGTTGATATTTTCCGCGGCTTGCACGCCAACCAGCACATTCCCCAAATTGTGGGCAGCATCGAAATGTATCGTGCATCTAATAATCCTGAATATTACCAAATTGCAGATAACTTTTGGCATAAAATGATTAGCGATTACATGTACAGCATTGGTGGTGTTGCGGGTGCACGTAACCCTGCAAATGCTGAATGTTTTGTTGCCCAACCGGGTACTTTGTACGAAAACGGGTTCTCGGAAGGTGGCCAAAACGAAACCTGTGCCACCTACAACATGCTTAAATTAACCGGCGATCTTTTCCTTTTCGATCAGAGGGCCGAATTAATGGATTATTACGAACGTGCCTTATACAATGATATACTGGCATCGGTAGCCGAAAACAGTCCGGCAAACACTTACCATATTCCGCTAAGACCCGGATCGGTAAAACAATTCAGCAACGCAGATATGACGGGCTTTACGTGCTGCAATGGTACTGCGCTCGAAAGCAGCACCAAGCTACAGAACTCGATTTACTTTAAAGCTAAAGATGATAAAGCACTGTATGTAAACCTGTTTATCCCTTCTGTATTAGATTGGACTACACGTAAAGTAAAAATAACGCAAACCACCGATTTCCCGAGAGCAGACCATACGCGTCTCAGCATTCAGGGGAATGGAAAGTTTGATGTGAATGTACGGGTACCGGGTTGGGCTACCAAAGGTTTTTTAGTGAAGATAAATGGTGTGGCACAAAAACTTGAGGCTAAACCAGGCACTTACCTTAGCTTAAGCCGCAACTGGAAGGATGGCGATATTATTGAACTGAAAATGCCTTTTACCTTTCACCTTGATCCTGTAATGGATCAACAAAATATAGCCAGTTTATTTTACGGACCGGTATTGCTTGCTGCCCAGGAGCCTGAGGCAAGAAAAGACTGGCGCAAAGTAACCCTAGATGCCAATGATATCAGTAAATCAATAAAAGGTGATCCTGCTCAATTGCAATTCAACATTGACGGAGTAAACTTTAAACCGTTTTATAATACCTATGGCAGACATTCGGTTTATTTGGATGTTACTTTAAAGTAA
- a CDS encoding alpha-galactosidase: protein MKLRKLQVLLLTPLIFCVTPRAFTQTIPVQDWLIKPVMAKAQVTKSADGKDIVLQNGLLKRVFRLSPNLACIDYTNLSTGQQLLRSVREEARLTINGKTYNIGGLTGQTEKAYLLPEWVDGFKAGTTDFKYVAYDVKPITPHIKWSSNRFWALAGKPATGKTVSFLYRPQAEELNGLEVNVVYEIYDGIPLMVKSLKVENKGSKQFKIDQVVNEVLGMVEEESSVEGSFEIMKKPSGIYFETNYAFNNSMNYANSDQTTHWKPDSTYTSQVHYRYQTPVLLEIYPEKAKGLELKAGATLNSVRTHELLMNKDDRESRGLAVRKMYRTIAPWTSANPIFMHLVARNENQVRTAIDQCAATGYEALIISFGSNLNMEDTSQVNLKRWKTLADYAHSKNIKIGGYSLFSSRSISPDNDVVDPKTGKPGGAFFGHAPCFGSKWGLWYRDNIKNFYTQTGFDIWENDGPYPGDVCASTTHPGHTGLDDSQWKQMEIQKELYTWLNEKGVYINAPDWYFLDGTHKIALGYREVNFSLPRDHQKVLNRQNIYDATWIKTPSMGWGFVPLTQYQGGGSAATLEPLADHLKDYEQLMMQYYGAGVQACYRGPRLYDTEETKQTVVNVINWYKKYRNVLNSDVIHLRRADGRDWDGILHVNPDQKEKGLMMLYNPTKEKIVRTIKVPLYYTGLTDIARVKEKEGSFKNYKLNRDYTVDLTFTIAPESYTWFVIEGVTNSKLSAL, encoded by the coding sequence ATGAAACTTAGAAAATTACAGGTTCTATTACTTACGCCCCTGATTTTTTGCGTTACGCCCAGGGCATTTACGCAAACTATCCCCGTTCAGGATTGGCTAATTAAGCCAGTTATGGCAAAAGCCCAGGTTACCAAAAGTGCCGATGGGAAAGATATTGTTTTACAAAACGGACTTTTAAAACGCGTATTCAGGCTTTCGCCCAATCTGGCATGTATTGATTATACCAATTTAAGCACCGGGCAGCAATTGTTGCGATCGGTAAGAGAAGAAGCCCGCTTAACCATTAACGGTAAAACCTATAACATAGGCGGACTTACCGGCCAAACAGAAAAAGCCTATTTACTACCTGAGTGGGTTGATGGATTTAAAGCCGGTACAACCGATTTTAAATACGTAGCTTACGATGTTAAGCCCATTACACCCCACATAAAATGGAGCAGTAACCGCTTTTGGGCGCTGGCTGGTAAACCGGCAACAGGCAAAACCGTTTCGTTTTTATACAGGCCACAGGCTGAAGAGCTTAACGGCTTGGAAGTGAATGTGGTTTACGAAATTTACGATGGCATTCCTTTAATGGTGAAATCGTTAAAAGTAGAGAATAAAGGAAGCAAGCAGTTTAAAATCGATCAGGTGGTGAACGAGGTTTTAGGCATGGTAGAAGAAGAGAGTTCGGTAGAAGGGAGTTTCGAAATCATGAAGAAACCCAGCGGAATTTATTTTGAAACCAATTACGCATTTAATAACTCCATGAACTATGCCAACAGTGATCAAACCACGCACTGGAAACCTGATTCAACCTATACCTCTCAGGTGCATTACCGTTACCAAACCCCTGTGCTTTTAGAAATTTATCCCGAAAAAGCCAAAGGACTTGAATTAAAGGCAGGAGCAACCCTTAACTCGGTTCGCACACACGAACTGCTGATGAACAAAGACGACAGGGAAAGTCGCGGCCTGGCTGTTCGAAAAATGTACCGTACCATAGCACCATGGACCTCGGCCAATCCGATATTTATGCATTTGGTGGCCAGGAATGAAAACCAGGTGCGTACCGCCATCGATCAATGTGCAGCCACAGGTTACGAAGCGCTGATTATTAGTTTTGGCAGTAATTTAAATATGGAAGATACCTCGCAGGTAAACCTTAAAAGATGGAAAACACTTGCCGATTATGCCCATAGTAAAAATATTAAGATTGGTGGTTATTCTTTATTCAGCTCACGTAGTATTAGTCCCGATAACGATGTAGTTGACCCTAAAACAGGTAAGCCTGGTGGTGCATTTTTTGGTCATGCGCCCTGTTTTGGTAGCAAATGGGGGCTTTGGTACCGCGATAACATCAAGAATTTCTATACCCAAACCGGTTTCGATATCTGGGAAAATGACGGGCCTTATCCAGGCGATGTTTGTGCCTCAACCACTCACCCGGGGCATACTGGTTTAGATGATTCGCAATGGAAACAAATGGAAATTCAGAAAGAATTATATACCTGGCTTAACGAAAAGGGTGTTTACATTAATGCACCCGACTGGTACTTTTTAGATGGTACCCATAAAATTGCCCTGGGCTACAGAGAGGTGAATTTTTCGTTGCCAAGAGACCATCAGAAAGTGCTTAACCGCCAGAATATTTACGATGCAACCTGGATAAAAACGCCTTCAATGGGTTGGGGCTTTGTACCGCTAACCCAATACCAAGGTGGTGGTAGTGCTGCAACATTAGAACCATTGGCCGATCATTTAAAAGATTACGAGCAATTAATGATGCAATATTATGGCGCCGGCGTGCAGGCTTGTTACCGTGGTCCACGTTTGTACGATACAGAAGAAACCAAACAAACGGTTGTAAACGTAATTAACTGGTACAAAAAATACCGGAATGTCCTCAATTCGGATGTGATCCATTTACGCCGCGCAGATGGCCGAGATTGGGATGGCATTTTACATGTTAACCCCGATCAGAAAGAAAAAGGTTTGATGATGCTGTACAATCCAACAAAAGAAAAAATAGTTAGAACCATTAAGGTGCCCCTGTATTATACGGGCTTAACCGATATTGCCAGGGTTAAAGAAAAAGAAGGTAGCTTTAAAAACTATAAATTAAACAGAGATTATACCGTCGACCTCACATTCACCATCGCACCCGAAAGCTATACCTGGTTTGTAATTGAAGGGGTAACCAATAGCAAACTTTCTGCCTTATAA
- a CDS encoding family 20 glycosylhydrolase yields the protein MELKTNQNKYSVVKITGALLCALFIGTGVHAQEEAKLTAADTTAFKAVISGLSVTDEVAPGTRQLVLPKPASGYALSLYGSSRKPVIDLKGKIYQPLTDCEVQLVLRLRNTQNNRAYEFPQTVKVTGKYRPQTGVNPQPFVIPTLQEWKGGSGHFKLQANSRIIISSKAKKLLTPAAEILLKDLKQLTGFSALSIASGKAKTGDIVLNINSTQQNLGEEGYALNIDQTLQINAPYYKGAFWATRTILQLLEQDPAHSQIVKGVTHDYPKYEVRGFVLDVGRKFFTLDFLKHYVKMMAYYKMGDFHIHLNDNGFKQFFGGDWSKTYSAFRLESSTYPALTAKDGYYTKADFRELQKTAQLYGIRIIPEIDVPAHSLAFTKVFPEIGSKAYGMDHLDINNPKTYEVIDNVFKEYISGKEPVFVGAEVHIGTDEYAKKESERFREFTDHYIRYVKGFGKRVRLWGALTHAQGTTPVTADDVTMNAWYNGYAEPKEMVRLGYDQISTPDGWLYIVPAAGYYYDFLNVKRLYDSWEPNQIGNVVFPMGHPKIRGGMFAVWNDHVGNGITMKDVHQRVFPAMQVLAEKMWTGKTDQSNWANFTKNATSISEGPGLNMRGIVRANGADSLVYQNSLATKQAKPFQLPLQEIGYPYSVAFTLHTPAASPDSVSLFKSENANVYLLNQDGLKLGFSRENYTDVFDFTFAADKTYKLVITGNEKGTWIYVDGKLIQKMEGKKISFTNTEGKISRMQTLVFPLNYIGDANKGSYGLVSGLKVYNKRLNEMTIAGL from the coding sequence ATGGAATTAAAAACAAATCAAAACAAGTACAGCGTAGTAAAAATAACGGGAGCGCTGCTTTGCGCACTATTTATTGGTACAGGGGTACATGCACAGGAAGAAGCAAAACTAACCGCTGCCGATACTACAGCATTTAAAGCTGTAATTTCAGGTTTATCGGTTACCGATGAAGTGGCACCGGGTACCCGCCAGTTGGTGCTGCCGAAACCGGCTTCAGGCTATGCACTTTCGCTCTATGGTTCGAGCAGAAAACCTGTAATAGATTTAAAAGGAAAAATTTATCAGCCCTTAACTGATTGCGAAGTTCAGTTGGTATTGAGATTAAGGAATACCCAAAATAACCGTGCTTACGAATTTCCCCAAACTGTTAAAGTAACCGGGAAATACCGCCCACAAACCGGTGTAAATCCACAACCTTTCGTTATTCCTACATTACAGGAGTGGAAAGGTGGTAGCGGACATTTTAAATTACAGGCAAACAGCAGGATAATCATTAGTTCAAAGGCTAAAAAGCTGTTAACACCAGCTGCAGAAATTTTGCTGAAAGATCTGAAGCAATTAACAGGCTTTAGCGCCTTAAGTATTGCCAGTGGTAAGGCAAAAACTGGAGATATTGTCCTCAATATCAATTCAACACAGCAAAATTTAGGAGAAGAGGGTTATGCGCTTAATATCGATCAAACCCTTCAAATTAATGCCCCATACTATAAAGGCGCATTTTGGGCTACCCGAACCATTTTACAATTGTTGGAACAAGATCCTGCGCATAGCCAGATTGTTAAAGGAGTAACGCACGACTACCCTAAATACGAAGTAAGGGGTTTTGTACTCGATGTAGGACGTAAATTTTTTACGCTCGATTTCCTGAAACATTACGTGAAAATGATGGCCTATTATAAAATGGGCGATTTTCATATTCATTTGAATGACAATGGCTTTAAGCAGTTTTTTGGAGGCGATTGGAGTAAAACCTATTCGGCATTTCGATTGGAAAGCAGCACTTATCCTGCATTAACGGCTAAGGATGGCTATTATACCAAAGCCGATTTCAGGGAGTTGCAGAAAACGGCACAATTGTACGGGATCCGCATTATACCCGAAATTGATGTGCCTGCCCACTCGCTGGCTTTTACCAAAGTATTTCCTGAAATAGGCAGTAAAGCCTACGGTATGGACCATTTGGATATCAATAACCCTAAAACTTACGAAGTTATCGACAATGTCTTTAAAGAATACATCAGCGGAAAAGAGCCTGTTTTTGTAGGTGCTGAAGTGCATATTGGTACCGATGAATATGCTAAAAAGGAATCTGAGCGCTTCAGGGAGTTTACAGATCATTACATCCGCTATGTAAAAGGTTTTGGCAAGAGAGTACGGTTATGGGGCGCTTTAACCCATGCCCAGGGTACAACACCTGTAACTGCCGATGATGTTACTATGAATGCCTGGTACAATGGTTATGCAGAACCTAAAGAAATGGTTCGCCTGGGTTACGATCAGATCAGTACACCAGATGGATGGCTTTATATTGTACCGGCTGCTGGGTATTATTACGATTTTTTGAATGTTAAACGGCTTTATGATAGCTGGGAGCCTAATCAGATTGGAAATGTAGTCTTTCCAATGGGGCATCCGAAAATCAGAGGTGGTATGTTTGCCGTATGGAACGACCATGTAGGAAACGGAATTACCATGAAAGATGTACACCAAAGGGTTTTTCCTGCCATGCAGGTCCTGGCAGAGAAAATGTGGACGGGTAAAACCGATCAATCCAACTGGGCTAACTTTACTAAAAATGCAACAAGTATAAGCGAAGGGCCAGGCCTAAATATGCGTGGTATTGTTCGTGCTAATGGGGCAGATTCACTGGTTTATCAGAATTCATTGGCCACAAAACAGGCTAAACCCTTTCAGTTGCCTTTACAAGAAATTGGCTACCCCTATAGTGTTGCCTTCACTTTGCACACGCCAGCGGCAAGTCCGGATAGTGTTTCCTTGTTTAAATCTGAAAATGCAAATGTTTACCTACTTAATCAGGATGGTTTAAAATTGGGTTTTAGCCGCGAGAATTATACCGATGTTTTCGATTTCACTTTTGCTGCTGATAAAACTTATAAGCTTGTCATTACAGGAAATGAAAAAGGTACATGGATTTATGTAGACGGAAAGCTGATTCAAAAAATGGAAGGTAAAAAAATCAGCTTTACCAATACCGAAGGTAAAATAAGCCGCATGCAAACCCTGGTATTTCCTTTAAATTATATTGGCGATGCAAATAAAGGCAGCTATGGTCTGGTTTCAGGGCTCAAAGTTTACAATAAGCGATTGAATGAAATGACCATTGCAGGTTTATAA
- a CDS encoding phage tail sheath family protein has translation MIESNIKTPGVYINELNAFPNSVVQVATAVPAFIGYTPQAFYEGKSYTNVATKISSFADFMAIYGYPDPAPPASPAVQYHPQYYPVKQNSIPANQDYVLINNTCYAILPDPNTIYYLYNSIRLFYQNGGGDAYIVSVGTYGKESGKPIDVGQQIVNPNVSLADLESGLALLLHEQEPTMYICPEATLLSVPENAQLMQSMLAQCEIMQTAISIFDIIGGRNPDPVAYTSDIETFRGNTGQQGLNYGVAYYPFIGTTIMGNSDVNYTNLFGGHVKQLAPLLNSPQNPNPTVATILQNIENPGGTPLTIAQYHNALSNASKDYVQILTHLLAQANTLPTSGAMAGVITTTDNQVGVWQAPANTSIVGAVSLPIRLSESQQGPLNVDAVSGKSINAIRFLNGIGILVWGARTLDGNSMDWRYIPVRRTLTMIEQSCKLALQAYVFSSNDKNTWEAVKAMLGSFLTSLWKDGALQGASATDAFSVDCGLGTTMTVDDILNGYMNVVIKVAVVRPAEFIVLTFRQQMQKG, from the coding sequence ATGATCGAATCTAATATTAAAACTCCGGGTGTTTACATCAATGAGCTAAATGCCTTTCCAAACAGTGTAGTTCAGGTAGCTACGGCAGTTCCGGCATTTATAGGTTATACGCCGCAAGCCTTCTACGAGGGTAAATCGTACACTAATGTAGCGACTAAAATTAGCAGTTTTGCCGATTTTATGGCGATTTATGGTTACCCTGATCCGGCTCCTCCAGCCAGCCCGGCGGTACAATATCACCCGCAATATTATCCGGTAAAGCAAAATAGTATACCGGCAAACCAGGATTACGTATTAATTAACAATACCTGTTATGCCATTTTGCCCGATCCCAATACCATTTATTATCTGTACAATAGTATCAGGCTATTTTATCAGAACGGGGGTGGCGATGCTTACATCGTCTCGGTAGGCACTTATGGCAAGGAATCCGGGAAGCCCATTGATGTTGGCCAGCAGATTGTAAATCCAAATGTATCGTTGGCCGATTTGGAAAGCGGTCTTGCACTTTTACTTCATGAGCAGGAGCCTACCATGTATATATGTCCCGAAGCTACTTTGTTATCGGTACCTGAAAATGCCCAATTAATGCAAAGCATGCTGGCACAATGCGAAATTATGCAAACCGCCATTAGTATTTTTGATATAATTGGAGGACGCAATCCCGACCCTGTAGCCTATACAAGCGATATTGAAACATTCAGGGGAAATACAGGGCAGCAAGGCTTAAACTATGGTGTAGCTTATTATCCTTTTATTGGTACTACGATAATGGGTAATTCAGATGTTAACTATACCAATCTTTTTGGTGGCCATGTTAAACAACTCGCACCATTACTCAATTCGCCCCAAAACCCTAACCCGACTGTGGCAACAATCCTGCAAAACATCGAAAATCCTGGTGGAACACCTTTAACGATAGCGCAATATCATAACGCCTTAAGCAACGCCAGTAAGGATTATGTGCAAATCCTTACGCATCTGCTGGCTCAGGCCAATACGCTCCCTACCAGCGGAGCCATGGCTGGGGTAATAACCACTACCGATAATCAGGTTGGGGTGTGGCAGGCTCCGGCCAATACTTCAATTGTAGGAGCAGTGTCTTTACCAATCCGTTTATCAGAAAGCCAACAAGGCCCGCTTAACGTAGATGCTGTTTCTGGTAAATCGATCAATGCCATTCGATTTTTAAACGGCATAGGCATTTTGGTTTGGGGTGCGCGTACCTTAGATGGCAACAGTATGGATTGGCGGTACATCCCCGTTAGAAGAACCTTAACCATGATCGAACAGTCGTGTAAACTGGCCTTACAGGCCTATGTTTTCTCGTCAAACGATAAAAATACCTGGGAAGCGGTGAAAGCAATGCTTGGCAGCTTTTTAACCTCATTATGGAAAGATGGAGCGCTGCAGGGGGCGAGTGCTACCGATGCGTTTTCGGTAGACTGCGGATTGGGAACTACCATGACAGTCGATGATATTTTGAACGGATATATGAATGTTGTTATAAAAGTAGCAGTAGTGCGGCCAGCAGAATTTATAGTGCTTACTTTTCGGCAGCAAATGCAAAAGGGTTAA
- a CDS encoding Gfo/Idh/MocA family protein gives MSDSNYSRRKFLTQALLASAAVAAPGFLFAKGQPIPRFAAGEKVNLACIGIGNRGGEIIRELYNTGLANIVALCDVDMEAPHTLPILKMFPNVPRFKDFRQMFDKMGNQIEAVSIGTPDFSHFPITMMAIGLGKHVYVEKPMARTFNEVELMMKAAKKNRKVVTQMGNQGHSEANYFQYKAWVDAGIIKDVTAITAHMNSPRRWHGWNPKITSFPPAETPPSTLDWNIWQMQTQGHEYNKDFVNGQWRCWFDFGMGALGDWGAHILDTSHQFLDLGLPYEVDPVKLEGHNNFFYPMSSTLSFKFPKRGSMPPVEIKWYDGIDNLPPIPAGYGVQGLDPNIPPPSNGAATTAKLNPGKIIYGKDLTFKGGSHGSTLSIIPEEKAKAMASSLPVVPPSPSNHFANFLKACKGEEKTRSSFDIAGPLSQVFCLGVLAQWTGEKIVFDRKKKIITSSKNANELLIGPPPRQGWEQYYKV, from the coding sequence ATGAGCGATAGTAATTATTCCAGAAGAAAGTTTTTAACACAAGCCTTACTGGCTTCGGCCGCGGTGGCTGCGCCAGGTTTTCTATTTGCCAAGGGTCAACCTATACCGCGTTTTGCAGCAGGTGAAAAAGTAAACCTGGCTTGTATCGGCATTGGAAACCGCGGTGGCGAAATTATTCGTGAACTTTACAACACCGGATTAGCCAATATTGTTGCTTTATGCGATGTAGATATGGAAGCGCCACACACGCTGCCTATCTTAAAAATGTTCCCAAATGTGCCCCGTTTTAAAGATTTCAGACAGATGTTCGATAAAATGGGCAACCAGATTGAAGCTGTTTCTATAGGTACGCCCGATTTTTCACATTTCCCGATTACCATGATGGCCATAGGTTTGGGTAAGCACGTATATGTTGAAAAACCAATGGCCCGCACTTTCAACGAAGTTGAATTAATGATGAAGGCTGCAAAGAAAAACCGGAAAGTGGTAACTCAAATGGGTAACCAGGGGCATTCTGAAGCTAATTATTTCCAATATAAAGCCTGGGTAGATGCCGGGATTATTAAAGATGTTACCGCCATTACCGCCCACATGAATTCTCCGCGGCGCTGGCATGGCTGGAATCCCAAAATCACCTCATTCCCGCCGGCAGAAACTCCACCGTCAACACTCGACTGGAATATCTGGCAAATGCAAACCCAGGGACATGAGTATAACAAAGATTTTGTAAATGGCCAATGGCGCTGCTGGTTTGATTTTGGTATGGGCGCTTTGGGCGATTGGGGTGCACATATCCTCGATACTTCGCACCAGTTCCTCGATCTGGGCTTGCCTTACGAAGTAGACCCGGTTAAATTAGAAGGGCACAATAACTTCTTTTACCCGATGTCTTCTACCCTATCATTCAAGTTTCCTAAACGCGGCAGTATGCCACCTGTCGAAATTAAATGGTATGATGGTATCGATAATCTTCCGCCAATACCAGCAGGTTACGGTGTACAAGGGCTCGACCCGAATATCCCGCCACCGAGCAACGGCGCAGCTACCACAGCTAAACTAAACCCAGGCAAGATTATTTATGGCAAAGATTTAACTTTTAAAGGAGGTTCGCATGGTAGCACCTTGTCTATTATACCTGAAGAAAAGGCTAAAGCAATGGCTTCCAGCTTACCGGTTGTACCACCAAGTCCGTCAAACCACTTTGCCAATTTCCTAAAGGCCTGCAAAGGTGAAGAGAAAACACGCTCGTCTTTTGATATTGCTGGTCCGTTAAGTCAGGTATTTTGCCTGGGCGTACTTGCCCAATGGACAGGTGAGAAAATTGTGTTCGATAGAAAAAAGAAAATAATTACCAGTAGTAAAAATGCAAACGAATTGCTAATTGGCCCACCGCCACGCCAGGGATGGGAACAGTATTACAAAGTATAA